tccatggatagatcttgcgtgtgcgtagaattttttttgttttccatgcatgcACGTTACCCAACAAAAAGTTCATCGTATTTGAAAAGAAGTTCCATCAATTTAAAGAAAAAGGTTCACGAATTCGAACCAAATCATCAAACCAGGaagagaaaaacagaagaaaaaacgaaAAAGCAAAAGGAAACAAGAAATATTAAAACAAGGAAAGAGATGTAAGTTGATAAATCATGTATGGTGGTGTGATGGTTACTGTAGCATAGCTCAATGCAGAGGTCGCTGGTTCCATCCCCTGTGGGGCTGCTTTTGTGTGTTTAAAAAAGCAAAGATGGGCCGGTAGAGCGCGGGAGCGCTTCATGCCCTCGTTTGCAATGTGCATGCTTCAGGCCCTCGTTTGCAAAGTGCACATTAACGGGCATGTGAAGCGCCAAATAGGAAGCGCCGCACCGGTTTGCAGCTTTGCGTGTAATCGGCGCTACAAGTGTCGAATAGGATTCGCGAAAAGCCATAGACTAAGACCAGGCCGGGCCTGGGGAAACAAAATGGGTTGAACACGTAGCCTCACGCCCTAAGAAAGAATACTACATGTTGCTCTGTTGTGTTGGGAGAAGGAACTCATCTAGGACTGTTTTCATCAAGATGATGTCCAAGCGATCCTTGGCATCCCCATTTGTGAGCACACATACAATTTTTTAGCTTGGAACTTTGACAACGAGGGCCTTTTTTCTGTCAAGTCAGCTTACAAAGTTCATGTTGATATGCTGAAGAGGGAAGTGGCTAGACAGGGAGGAAAAAGTTCTGTGATTGATGAGAGCCACTCTGAGAATTTTTTCTGCCCTTTGGAAAGCTAATTGCCCGCCGAGAGTTCACCATTTCCTCTGGAGATTTGAGTATAATAGTCACCCAATGTATATGAACATTAGTAGAAAAAGTGTTTACCTGGATACAAGATGCACAGTTTGTGGAAAAAAAATTAGGATGGTGGCCACTTGTTTTTCAAGTGTAAGTATGTCAGGCAGCAATGGCGAGCACTTCTCATGGAAGATGTTCGAGTCCATTTAGCCCAGTTCAACAATCCAAAAGCTATTATTTAGGCCATTCTAAAACTGACTGAGGAAAAGAAACTTTTGACAATTGCACTTATTTGGTAATGTAGACAGAATATAATCGAGGTAACCATGGTGAGAAATGAATGGAGGTTGATGCTTCCCAATATACTGTTCGCAGCCATGCAAGTGAGTGGATCGAGCTCCTTGGTCAAAAAACAGGGGTGCAAACTCCCGCCCCAGCTACCTGGAGAGCACCTCCCGTAGGAAAATATCCAGATTAATGTGAATGTGACGTTTTATGTTTAGTCTAGACATGGTGGTTAGGGTGTGATCTGCTGGGATTCTGAGTCATAAATCTAGTTCATGGCGGCTGGTTCAGTGAATGAGCAAGCTGATGCCTTACATGCAGAGACTTTGGCTCTATCCCATGCAATTATTTTTTTGAAGGAAAAGGTAGATCGGGATCTACCTTATGCATTCAAAACGGGGTTAAAAACCCGGATGACAGAAGTCATATTACATAAAGGTGGTGTGAGCGCAACACAGCGTGTGCAGCAGGCCACCACCGTGCCTAAACAAGAAGAAAGTGAAAAGAGAGGGagctagcactactagggaaaaggctagcagcagcgcgggtttttagGCTAGCAgaagcgcgggtggccgcgctactaataaggcgctacagctaactcatagtagtagcgcggccctaacccgcgctactactgttgacgatatcagcagcaATTTTtgtgaacgcgctactattaactagctgtagcgatttcgccatccctcgctactgctatatctttcatcattttcccattacccctccctttcagttctcctttcagatactagatactaggtactgctagtagatatcaaattcataaaccattactaggtacggtagtactcccttcgttccaaattactcgttgtggttttagttcaaaccacgacgagtaatttggaacgaagggagtactagataacaatttcatgcatagccaacatatatgcatcctcaagcagtacaaggtcatatcaacggccatcatcatatgtagttctagatgatatcgacgacgatcatcatatgtagttctagatgatatagccacacacacatgtagttctagatgatatagccacacacacatatgtagttctagatgatatagccacacacacatatgtagttctagatgatatcgaagacaatcatcatcctcaagcctgggcggttggtgttcctgatagtaattaggatggtctgtccaacacgaagattcttgccatcgaggaatttcttccacccagccgagtttaagtgtgtgcgaccgtccgtgtccacgcggtaagtacaggttgtgacggagccccttgcagtaaggcgtagtccagctgagccttcttcatcaggctcgataccataactcacagatatgctctttgccaatttctgaataagaaagacatatcaattaataagcatgtgatcgaactctacactaaaacatatcatcgactagattccacacaacataccatatcattggactgtacactaagtaatttacactattaatttgcatttgtaagtatcacataccatatcatgtcgatcaaccatggtatttgtcaagcgggtcacgaatggcaccccgacaaagtcagcacgtggcggaattatgtcccacaggttggacacctcctcctcactcagccttgttctttaagctacgatggcttcatgaagtgggtcctcatcatcttcatcgagtgggtcctcattatcttcatcatcttcatcatctttgtcatcttcatcatcttccaccaggttgagataaatgacagctagcttgggtctttctgctcggaagttgaagctgatcaactcaccaccagtaagatgcatgcgagcgacgaaacggacccatccatctcctccaatctgcgacatattgcgtcctttctcgacctccatagtgtacggccccccaggagcctcaaatgtcacagtgtctcctgtcagcttgttgaatttcaacctcacattgcatgggatgatctgttaaaataagcaaaatgacacaatgcagtaatgccaacactaaaaataaaatagttattacatttcatctaatttcttaccgccgcatgacgaaaactcggctggaagtagatgccgaacagcttgccagttgcaaggccgctggcgcatcttgacttgcacagtcgacatagtggtggtggtggtggcgccattcttcctaaagcaatatgagcaaaggattaacgatcaactaaatcaaaatgttctaagtcaactaaatcaactagcctactaaatcaactaaattatatcaactaaatcaaaatgttctaagtgaactaaatcaactaaatcatatcaactaaatcaaaacgttgcatatgaactagcctactaaatcaactaaatcaaaatgttctaagtcaactaaattaactaaatgaattagcctactaaatcaactaaatcaaaatgttctaagtcaactaaatcaactagcctactaaatcaactaaattatatcaactaaatcaaaatgttgcatatgagcaggagggagaaggaggggcgactcgaggagggagaagagagtaggatggaggaggaaggcggagcaaggaggggtcggccggcgcggccagttgagggaggacggaggaggaaggcgaagcgaggaggggccggccggcgcggccagtcgagggaggacggaggaggaaggcggagcgaggaggggccggccagcggcgagtggagagggaggacggaggaggaggccggtaccgagtccagcaaggaggagaagGTGACGGCACGCGGCGCAGACGGAGGAGGGGCAACAGGGGCGCGCGGCGCAGACGGATCGGAGAGGATTGAGTGGCTGTGTGTGTGAGTGGATCGGAATGGAGGAGATGGGGGAGATGAATGGCTTAGCAGGAGCGCTCTTTAGGAAAAGACGCTGCTGCTACGCTatctagcagcagcgcctttcataataaagcgctactactacatgtcagcatgtaaaaatagactttgttcaatatatcaaaaatacattgatcatcaacgatctttttgtgtacaatctgatttgtcaatatgagtcctcaccggtttaggaacaggtgaagactcatattgcagccacaaattctacacatagagttcaatgaagatcaagtgcttgtcaaagtttgagaagtaacatatttaaggtggtagaaactctcttcacggagcgaggtgggactaaatttttgtaggaaacttagcagtagcgcttatctgagaaatgcgctgctactatgctacgtagcagtagcgcgcgtcgCTATAaagcgttgctgctataactagcctcacggtggcctcgtaggaattatagcagcagcgcgtctttgggaggacgcgctactgctatatttgtctCAGCAGCGAGTTTCgtctgtgcgcgctactgctagttagcagcagcgagttATTTTGAAGCGcactgctgataagattctgtgtataggcttttccctagtagtgtagcctTGGAGGAAAAGATCAACATAATTACACAAAGTAGGTAAGTCTCGATCTCGTCGGGCTCTATGCTTCCAGAGGCGAAGAAGTTGACGAATCTATTTGAAAGCCCGAGTTTCAGTCCATGTCTCTGCCATGAAGACGAGAGCATTTCGGGCAGTCCATAGGGCAACCGCACTCGCCGCAAAGAGGACATGCCAGAGTTTTCTGTGCGTGGCCATGGCCTCCTCGGATAAAATGAAGGTTGCAGGTTCGGGCAAGTAATGGCGATACGTTGCAGACTGACCCTGTGCCAAACTGCATCGGCTTATCGGCATCTCAGGATAATATGATAAATGGTTTCTGATGCGGAGCACTAGTCGCAACCATTATGAGTTGTGATCCTCCATTGTTTCTTCAGCATATTGTCCCTTGTATTCACTCGTCCACATACCGCCAGCCAAAGAAAAACTCTATGTTTGCTGAGAATAATATTGTCCCAGATCTTGTCTTTCAAGGGGCACTCTATCCCCTTAAAAGTGAGCATCTCATGCAATTATTGTGGCCGTTCATCCTGGGTAGGTCCAATGTCCATTTGAAACTGCCAGTCTCATTCTTCAAAAAGTTGTTACCTCGAGCTCTTATGACTTTGCACCACTGGGTCGCCTGTTCTGCGACACCAAGTTTATactgaatactccctccgtctaggtgtataagtcatcttaagTTGCACGGCGATCAAGGCGGAGgagaaaatgagagaacttaatgtctttttgctaattaatagcattgcatgcaatgaaataaccactgcatgtcatgtttgatagtctcaagtcaatgaaagcatgcacgaccacatctcttattggttgatatgtcacgaaacaagaaatgagaagggagttaatgtattgtgcctaagtgttttgggattatttggttttcgtaaggtgacttacacacctagacggagggagtaccccATTTATTCAAGCTGAGATTGTCCATACTGAACGTAGTTGCAATAAGTCAGCGCAGGTGCTGGCGGATATGGGTGCAAGGTTAGCTGTTGGTGAAGCGTATTTGTGAGTTGATCATTTTCCTGTTGATGTAACCCGCGTTGTAACCCGCGATTCTGCCGTGTCTTAGATGGAATACAAGTGTTCCATTTCAGAAAGAAGGAAGGTAAATATTCGAGGATTGATTAGTATTTTTATTCTTTCCTTATTTTACCTCAATATTTAAGTGTGCTATAATCTCTTCCATAATTACCCGCAAAAGAAATCTCTTTCCTAATTTGTAGACGTAAATAAATCCCTAATAGGCCTGCACAATCATACCCTTTTTTGCGGGAATTTTAACATATATTACCTCACAGGAGGTAATAGTAATGTTAGCCATTGAATCACACAAAAATGATGGCTCGCATGGATTTGAACCATTTTTAAAAAGCTCGCCTTAGAAATGCCAATCCCTATATTTCGAAAGGGGGCGGAGGTGATAACAAATTGCAAAGTATGGATTATAGGAACCATGGCTGACCGACGGTCTAATAGAAGGTCTCTGTATACTGGAGTATATAAGGGAGTATATAAAGGCGGTCAGAAAAGTTACACACAAAATGCTATACTTATACTCGAACAAGGAGAAACTTAAGCCGATGCACCACGAATCCTTATAAGGCAACCCTGGCGAACCTTTCCAGCCAAACACGCATTGCTTGACGGAGCAGCctccccaccaccgccgccgcaacACGAAGAAAGCAAAAGCAGAGCCGAGCTACACTCTACAGGCAGCTAGCCAAGGCAACGCGCACTCGCACGCACAATGATGGCCGCTTTTCTCCTGCTCGTGCTCGGCTCGCTGGCCCCCGCCGCCCTCTCCGTCCCGCCCCGCCCGCCAGTgcgctgcggcggcgacggcgatggcgacgcggGCTGCGTGCTCTCCAACGCGTACGGCGCGTGGTCGAGCGACCGCGCCGACTGCCCCGTGGCGGCCGTCGCGTACCCGGCGTCCGAGCGGGACGTGGTCGCGGCCGTCGCGCGTGCCAGCGCGGGCGGCATGCGGGTCAAGGCCGTCAGCGGCTTCGCGCACACCATCCCGAAGCTGGCCTGCCCCGGCGGGAACGGCAGCGCGGCGTCTCTGCTGATCAGCACGGCGAGGTACGCCGGCGTGGAGGTGGACGCGGCGGCGCGGACGGTGACCGCGGACGCCGGCGCCCCGCTGCGGGCCGTGATCGACGCGGCGGAGGCGAGCGGGCTGAGCCTGCCGGCGTCGCCCTACTGGGAGGGGGTGAGCGTCGGCGGGGCTGTGAGCACGGGGTCCCACGGCAGCTCGTGGTGGGGCCAGGGCGGcgccttgcatgatcatgtcgtGCGGCTCAGCCTTGTCGTGCCCGCCGGAGTTGCCGACGGGTGGGCCAGGGTGGTGCCGCTCGCCAAAGGTGACGCGCTCTTTCCAGCGGCGCTCGTCTCGCTCGGCCTGCTCGGGGTCATTTCCAAGGTTAGTTCTGAACTACACTGATCACTACTGTACTCTGCCCTAGATGCGGAGTTCAGAAAAAGATCAAGAATGATTGTCGAGCGTGCGCCGTAGTTCAGACTTCATGCATGGACTACATTTTGTTGTACTTGTCCCACTAGCCTGTCGGTAAAATCTGACATGTAGTACGATTTGTACTCTGGCGTTCTATTTCGTACAGCTAGTAGTACTATGGAAAATCTCATGTATGTGCTGACTTGTTTTATTTAGCTGAAAGCCCTGATTCTGAGCTTTTGGTACTTAGAAACATATGATGTACTGGCATCGATACACAATGACAGAAGACAAAAACAGATCTAATATGTGGCATATGTTTTGTTAAGTGTGTTAAAACGGATGAAGAATCTCTTAAATGGGGGCAAATCCTGTAAACAAAATGTCAGAAGAGAGTTGGAACATGAAAGATGTAACATAATAAATCAACTCAAGTATACTGTTTTTTCTCAGACAACAATATGGATTCTTTGATTGCAATTTTGGTCCTGTGAGAGTTGGAATGACCTGTGTATACTAGTCCAAGTGGCCCTGAAAGGCCCTACGAACTCTTCGATTAGCAATTGAGTGCGGCAACCACTAATGCTTTCTTGACTAGATGAAGCGTGAAACATCACCAGATCTAGATCCaaatccgagagagagagagagagaggggtagtACATGTTGTTAATACACCGTTGCCTATTGCCGCCGAAATGTTGAGTGGCAAACGCTTTGCTGCCGCTATGAATGCAGTGCAAAAACTTTCAGCAGAAAAACACTAACACGACAACTCTGAAGGATCTAGAGCTGCCGCCGGATCCTTCCTCCCTACCCCCGCTCACGTGCAGCGCCGTCGAGCTGCACCGGGGCGTCcccgcctccctcctcccccccccccctcccccgccaccACTCTCCTCTCTGCCGCCGCCGGTGACGCCGACAGGGCAAAGCCCgagcggctcggcggcggcggtctTCTGCTCGCGCGCCAGCTGCTCAAGATCGATGTGGCGGTTCCGATCTTGATCTTTTTGACGGTGATGGCGGACAACGACGGCTGGAGTGTGGCAGCGGGTCTGTAGTCGCACCGGGTGGCGGCAGCAACGGCCATGTTGCAGTCGCTCAACCTCCGGTTCGGCTTCGGATCGCGGTGGCGCTCCTGGTCTTGATCTGCATCGCGCGGGCACCTGGGGCGGCGACCCTGGGCTTGGCGGTGGTGTTCATCTCTTATGTCGGAGGTGGTCGGCCTAAGGCTGGGTGAGCAGATCTCGAGATCTGCAATCTAGTCCCGGCTGCAAGTCagggagacatagttgccggtgaaaacggAGCCgacggcggacgatggcggcggtctgcgtcgttaccttgatgaaaggcattctgtaactactgtcgacccactcgtcctgctctgggggaaaccctaggatctggttttccagatcggacgatggcggcactattgtgtcgtttctctcttgggagcatcgtttgtggaacaacgctggaagtcagaggcaggatgtagagcggcttcgtcttgcacggagtttcgatggagatgtcaagtcatgcatggccgacaggtgctacgctttgtcatgcctggttggcaggtgctacacacgacagatcttccagagacttcaagctgtgtcggctggtggtacttggcggcaTGGTGCCGATGGGTACCGGCGGCGACCGCAGCGTGCTCAGCAGTTCGAGCGCAGGGAGGCGGTGCCGTTGGGCGACGTGGTGGCGTCGacagcagctagaccgggcaaggatgATGCGTCAGTACAATTCTGTAGATGGAGTGGTggtagttggcggcggcggcctttgAGAGCATgccggaccggtgtgtgccccatactcggcaagtggcttggttggagccacaggtcttagatgttaggtttggctgcaaggtctatggtattaggcccggactatcaacatcccttcatcaactggacaggagtagcgacagatgttgccttgacggtggcttcagacttactgttGTATTTTTTTATAAGGCcttttatgaataattaataaaatggctgcatgcgtCGCCCAGATGCAGATGCCGGGGTCTTCCTCCTTTTAAAAAACGACAACTCTGAAAAGACAGGAAAAATGCATGCTTGCACGCATTGTCATCCTGAAGAGGTCACATGTTCAGATGCAAGTTTTGTTTTACTCATGTTTCATCATGTCCAAATCCCATCTGATGCATGGAATGATGGGAGATATACTGTTGGTGCGCAAGTGCAGGTCACTCTGGCGCTGGAGCCGAGGTTCAAGAGAAGCGTGACCTACGACTACAGGGACGACTCCACCTTCCAGGACGACTTCGCGGACCACGCCGCGCGCCACGAGTTCGCCGACATCGCCTGGTACCCGTCCCAGCACCAGGCCGTGTACAGGCTCGACGACCGCGCGCCGCTCAACGCCACCGGCGCCGGGGTCAACGACTTCATCGGCTTCCGCTCCACGCTCATCGCGGTCTCCCAGGGGGTCAGGGCGCTGGAGACCGCGTTGGAGGGGTCGAGGAACGTGAAGGGCAAGTGCGCGATGGCCACGGCGGAGATCGCGGCGAAGCGGCTGATCGGCAACGGGCTGCGCCGAAAGGACGGGCAGCTGTTCACCGGCTACCCCGTCGTGGGGTTCCAGGGCAAGATGCAGACGTCGGGCTCCTGCGCGCGCCCGCCGGCCTCCAGCCCGCTCACGGCGTGCGCGTGGGACCCCAGGTTCAAGGGGCTCTTCTTCTACGAGAGCACGGCCATCTTCTCGCCGGCGCGGTTCCAGTCCTTCATCCTCGACGTGAAGAAGCTGCGCGACCTCAACCCGGACAGCATGTGCGGCGTGGACGTCTACAACGGCCTCCTGGTCCGGTTCGTGCGGAGGTCGGAGGCGTGGCTGGGGCAGCCGGAGGACTCAGTGGTGGTGGACTTCAACTACTACCGCGCGGCGGACCCATCGGCGGCGCGGCTGAGCCAGGACGTCTGGGAGGAGGTGGAGCAGCTGGCGTTCTTCAAGCACGGGGCGCGGCCGCACTGGGCCAAGAACAGGATGGTGGCCTTCCGGGGCGTGCAGGGGAAGTACCTGGGATGGGCCAAGTTCGCCGCGGCCAAGCGGCAGCTGGACCCGCGGGGACTGTTCGACAGCCCGTGGTCCGACGACGTCGTCGGCGGCAAGGAGCTCAGCAAGGACGACGGGTGCGCGCTGGACGGGCGGTGCGTCTGCTCGGAGGACAGACACTGCAGCCCGGGGCAAGGGTACTACTGCAGAACGGGGCTTGTGTTTACAGAGGCCAGGGTATGCAGATACTCTGCCTCGCAGCTTGTATAGGACATTCACCCTCTGTTCCTAAAAACAAAGAGAATACTACTATATACCACTTCTGTTCTATATTTTTCTAAGTTGCCTGAATTTTAAATTTGGGTCACTCGATTTCTTGGCCGTTGATTCTGCTATGAGATTTGTACTGTGGTTTATTACGGGGCTGTTCTATGAACTTTTTTTTAGCAACTAACGAACAAGTACCTCTTCGGGAGCCTCCGACGGTCACATGGGCGGGCTCAGAGCGTCACACctggcgcgctctcagccgccgccGCTTATCGCGCAGAGACGCTTTCttcgatttttatttttattttttccatgcATTTTCGTCTTTTTAGATGTTTTTTTTCTGGTTTTTGTTTTTCACCGGTTTTTCTTAGCTATTGGACAAAAAACATTTTGtgcaaaaaaacatgttttttcgttTGCTTCCgcgtcgtgcctctcggaaacggaataAATGCGTTCTTTTCATGAGAGAGACAAC
Above is a window of Triticum aestivum cultivar Chinese Spring chromosome 6B, IWGSC CS RefSeq v2.1, whole genome shotgun sequence DNA encoding:
- the LOC123136553 gene encoding L-gulonolactone oxidase 3, whose amino-acid sequence is MMAAFLLLVLGSLAPAALSVPPRPPVRCGGDGDGDAGCVLSNAYGAWSSDRADCPVAAVAYPASERDVVAAVARASAGGMRVKAVSGFAHTIPKLACPGGNGSAASLLISTARYAGVEVDAAARTVTADAGAPLRAVIDAAEASGLSLPASPYWEGVSVGGAVSTGSHGSSWWGQGGALHDHVVRLSLVVPAGVADGWARVVPLAKGDALFPAALVSLGLLGVISKVTLALEPRFKRSVTYDYRDDSTFQDDFADHAARHEFADIAWYPSQHQAVYRLDDRAPLNATGAGVNDFIGFRSTLIAVSQGVRALETALEGSRNVKGKCAMATAEIAAKRLIGNGLRRKDGQLFTGYPVVGFQGKMQTSGSCARPPASSPLTACAWDPRFKGLFFYESTAIFSPARFQSFILDVKKLRDLNPDSMCGVDVYNGLLVRFVRRSEAWLGQPEDSVVVDFNYYRAADPSAARLSQDVWEEVEQLAFFKHGARPHWAKNRMVAFRGVQGKYLGWAKFAAAKRQLDPRGLFDSPWSDDVVGGKELSKDDGCALDGRCVCSEDRHCSPGQGYYCRTGLVFTEARVCRYSASQLV